Proteins encoded in a region of the Suricata suricatta isolate VVHF042 chromosome 10, meerkat_22Aug2017_6uvM2_HiC, whole genome shotgun sequence genome:
- the KRT82 gene encoding keratin, type II cuticular Hb2: MSCRSFQLGSRCGSRSFSSCSAVLPRMVTHYAVSQGPCRPVGGGLRALGCLGSRSLCNVGFGRPRVASRCGLPGFGYRAGATCGPSACIAPVTINESLLVPLELEIDPAVQRVKRDEKEQIKCLNSRFASFINKVRFLEQKNKLLETKWNFMQQQRCCQSNIEPIFENYISVLRKQLDFVAGDRARLESELSSLQDALESYKKKYEEELSLRPCAENEFVALKKDVDTAFLMKSDLETNVEALVQEIDFLRGLYEEEIYLLQSQISETSVIVKMDNSRELDVDGIVAEIKAQYDDIASRSKAEAEAWYQSRYEELRLTAGTHCDNLRNRKNEILEMNKLIQRLQQETENVKAQRCKLEAAVTQAEQQGEAALSDAKCKLAGLEEALQKAKQDMACLLKEYQEVMNSKLGLDIEIATYRRLLEGEEHRLCEGIGPVNISVSSSKGTVLYEPCVVNTPVLRTEYCPGGTSVLKSSGGCSVVGTGELYIPCEPQGLLGCVSGRSSGMKLGAGCGSSRHKC, from the exons ATGTCGTGCCGCTCCTTCCAGCTGGGCTCCAGGTGCGGCAGCCGGAGCTTCAGCTCGTGCTCAGCTGTCCTCCCCCGGATGGTCACACACTATGCTGTGAGCCAGGGGCCATGCCGGCCCGTGGGTGGGGGTCTCCGTGCCCTGGGCTGCCTGGGCTCCCGGAGCCTGTGCAATGTGGGCTTTGGGAGGCCCCGGGTTGCCTCCAGGTGTGGCCTGCCTGGCTTTGGGTACCGGGCAGGTGCCACCTGTGGGCCCTCGGCCTGCATCGCCCCTGTCACCATCAATGAGAGTCTGCTGGTGCCTCTGGAGCTGGAGATCGACCCAGCCGTGCAGAGGGTGAAGAGGGATGAGAAGGAGCAGATCAAGTGTCTGAACAGCCGCTTTGCATCCTTCATCAACAAG GTGCGATTCCTGGAGCAGAAGAACAAGCTGCTGGAGACCAAGTGGAACTTCATGCAGCAACAGAGGTGCTGCCAGAGCAACATAGAGCCCATCTTCGAGAACTATATCAGCGTCCTGCGAAAGCAGCTGGACTTTGTGGCGGGGGACCGGGCCAGGCTGGAGTCAGAGCTCAGCAGCCTGCAGGACGCACTGGAAAGCTATAAGAAAAA GTACGAAGAGGAGCTCTCCCTGCGGCCCTGTGCTGAGAATGAGTTTGTTGCCTTGAAGAAG GATGTGGACACAGCCTTCCTGATGAAGTCTGACCTGGAGACCAACGTGGAGGCTCTGGTCCAGGAGATCGACTTCTTAAGAGGCCTATATGAGGAG gagatCTACCTGCTGCAGTCCCAGATCTCAGAGACCTCCGTCATTGTGAAGATGGACAACAGCCGGGAGCTGGATGTGGATGGCATCGTGGCCGAGATCAAGGCCCAATATGATGACATCGCCAGCCGTAGCAAAGCTGAAGCTGAGGCCTGGTACCAGAGCCGG TATGAAGAGCTGCGGCTGACAGCGGGGACCCACTGTGACAATCTCCGCAACCGTAAGAACGAGATCCTGGAAATGAACAAGCTGATCCAGAGGCTTCAACAAGAAACTGAGAATGTGAAAGCCCAG CGCTGCAAGCTGGAGGCTGCGGTGACCCAGGCAGAGCAGCAAGGTGAGGCAGCCCTCAGTGATGCCAAGTGCAAGTTGGCGGGGCTGGAGGAGGCCCTGCAGAAGGCCAAGCAGGACATGGCCTGCCTGCTTAAGGAGTACCAGGAGGTGATGAACTCCAAGCTGGGCCTGGACATCGAGATCGCCACCTACAGGCGGCTGCTGGAGGGCGAGGAGCACAG GCTGTGTGAAGGCATTGGGCCTGTGAATATCT CTGTGAGCAGCTCCAAAGGCACGGTCCTCTATGAGCCGTGTGTGGTCAACACACCTGTACTGAGGACTGAATACTGCCCAGGGGGCACTAGTGTCCTCAAGAGCAGCGGGGGCTGCAGCGTCGTGGGCACTGGTGAACTCTACATCCCCTGCGAACCTCAGGGGCTACTGGGCTGTGTGAGTGGGCGGAGCTCTGGCATGAAGTTGGGGGCTGGGTGTGGCTCTTCCCGCCACAAGTGTTAG